GTAGTTTTTAGCGCTACCCCTAAGCCATTATTAATAATAGCGGGCAACCATAAGGTATAAGTCATGCCCTCTAAAAGAGTTAAGTCCACGATAAAATTGATcgtcttttcttcttctatctTTTCCATTAAAttatctcatttttttcttctaaattcgGATCACTGATCGTTGTCGCTGCGATTTGTCGCTGCGATTTTACACCGAACATTGCCACTGGAAACAATTATGAGTTGGTCTATAGAGTAAACGATTTGCTCTTCAAAGGAGAGTTAAATTATACGGTGTAGGTTTCACCACAAAAGATATTGACTTCTCAGCAATTTATGAAAAGCCACAAAGTAACCGGCCGGCCGTTTGAGGACAGTAATGATAGATATAactgaaaattttgaaacacCATAGTATATAGAACATAAGACACCTATCTGGTCAGAAAAATTAGGTCAAGCCGTcgagagagaaaagaagaagaaactccaCGTCGCCTGATCTCCTTCCGTGCTTGGTGGTGCTTTTCACCGCCGCTACGTGAGGGAGGATATGCTATTTCTCTTTAGTTTAATCTAGGTTTTGAATGGTTTATGGTGGTTTGGGTGAAGGTCTTTTTCTCGTTAGTTCATATTTCTCACCAATTTCGACGATCAGAATCTATAGAATCGTCGTTGTTCAAGGGATGTATGGGTTGTGgtgcttttgtttcttttcgGTTGCTTGCAGTTATGGTTAATTCTTTTTCGCTTGTTCTAGCTTTTTGGATTCGTCGGTGTGAGGTGTATTTGCTGTGGAGGTATCTACTATACCTTTATCCACAATGGATTGGGCGAGCGTTTGGAGACGAATCAGTGAGTTTGATTTGCAAGTTTTCTCTTGCGAGGAAGTGACCAGTTTTAGTTCCATAGATCGCTATTCTGCCTAACGAGTGTGTAAGATCTCTAAATCTTCGCCTGTGTTTTTTTCCTTTAGCTTTTCAAGTTATTGTGTCCTTGAGTCTAGGTGTTTGGTTTTGACTTGGTTCTGCCTTGACTCCGGTTTGCAACAGTCTTTGGTGTTGATGTAAGTTTATTCTCGTACATGTTTGTCCCGATGTTGCGCCTGTTTTGGCTTTGTGGTGTACCTTTTAGGATTGGGTTTGCCTAAGTCATTGATTCTTTAGTTATCTTCGGTCTCATGTTTCTCACGAATGTGTGCGAGTTATGATCAGTCCATCAGTTCCAACTTTAGTACATGTGGCTCTCTAATATTTATTTCTCGTATTATTCTACCTCATTGTTATTGTTTTCGgagatattactattttctgCTCGTTTTTATAATCCACGATGTTtcattatgaaaaaaataataaaattttgagttaaaaagaaaaaaaaaagacacttaTCTGGTAACCATGATGACACATCACCTAATTTCAGTTGTCCCACTTTATGTTGCATTACATAtacattatattaatattatatacaaGTATATGTTAATTAAATATGCATTTTGTATGCGAGTAGATGAGGTGCAATATGAAAGGTATATGTGTTTATCCGAACAGGTGCCCGTTGTTGTATGTTTGTCTTCGCTTGCTCAAtggatttcaaaatttcaaccaACCAAAGTGGATGAGTCTTAACCAACATTTACTCTACACGTGGCAGACATATATCCCCTGAAATTATATGGTTTCATGTCTAAAATAGCAATATCCCCTTCCGAAATGCACATCTAGTTACCTACATCAAGTAACTTAGTAAGGctctgttaaaaaaaatataacttaaaGTATTCGATTTTTGTCATTAGCCTATTACTTCTTACATTATTTATGGGAATAATTACAGTAGTACTTAATATAGACACTTTATAATTGTTATACAATAAAAATTCACAATATACGATTCCAGATGCAACAAATGAATAAATACAAAAGTAAACGGCACTTAGATCTAATATGGTTCACCATTTCAGCCACGTCTATAGGTAAAGAGAAATTTTATTATTGGAAGTGGTATTAGATTGAGAATACAATTATAATTACAAGAacacaaattttatatatacgaGTATCTCGCGTCTTACAAGAACATTTGCACAAATGTTTCAACTtcttatgtttcaaaaaaaaagtatctcGCATCTTAAAACTTTACTAGCGAGTTTGCacggattttaattttttttttataaattgtttgataatatttttaaacatattggttatttaaatatttttagattcatATCCGGATCCGAAATGATCTGAATCGAATCTCATCCATAAATTTATAGTATCTGAAtggagtttaattttaaaacaaaataatgatatCAAAATAAACTGATTTTTAACACTTGAATGTCCATGTCTAACTGATTTTGtgaacaaataattttttttaacggtttgaatttttgtcacgaataattgtttttattcaaacctaaaaattattattcttaACACGTTAAATAAATGATGTGATATTATAGTAAATACAATTGATGAATTTGTTAGAAAGAGTAAAACAagaagatataataaaatattttaaaatatataagttatgtttaatattttgtaataaatgtTGTCGagttaattaaaaatacaatactgaccgacttttctttttttttgagaaaggatTATTGCTGACAGACTTGCATGCttaagggtatgactggttttcccgctaccacccgcaaacgcagcttttgcggttagtagcggttgctggcgttttgcaacaatcgctcaaaccgctctaaaccgctccaaatcgctccaaatcgctttgaacctcataaattcaaaagctggttccagctagcgtttgcggttgcgggcgtttgcaggaggataaatttttttttttttccaaaacaatataaatacaaaaataaaaaaattcaataaaaaaattaaagtgaaattataaaaatgctaaaatatatcaattaaattttaattaatattataaaactttaaaataaaaatattttttatattttttaaaaatttaaactataactttctaaatataaattttatatttattatagtattattatttttgatatttttataattgtataaaatgtaaatattattaatttattatttaacagctgctgcatttggtagttaaccagtcataagtatcccgcaaacgcacaaatttctaaccgcagaaccagtcgtacaaatctcttaaaaccgctagaaaccgcaaccacccgcatccgcaaactcccgcaaccgcaaccgcaaccgctgcggttaaaccagtcaggccctaagtCTAATAAACGTAAATAGAATACTACATCCTATATAAGAATGACCGTTTAGGGCATATCGACATCGATtgtgaccaaaaaaatatttttaccagGTTAAagcttatttttttgtcaagttaaagataatttcttatatttttttttttttgataactctggtatctggacAGCCATGTTCTCAACTATCCCCTGAAAGAGGTCCAGCGCCCCAACAGAAcggatgttaaatccgttgtAGCCAAGACTCGAACCTGGGTGGCGGACAGTACAGCTgtacctcctttaccaccaagctacgaacgcttggttaatttttttttttgcacaatTGGTACTCTATGAAAAAGGAATCCCTATTTTTGTATAGAatcattaataatttttttggtcaaccaGTAGATTAAATTTCTGAATTTGtagatattaaaattaattacatgTATCTGATACTGATTTTACCTAACTAGTTCCACGATCACGAAAACAGTCTTAGGTTTTGGTATAAAAAGTGACTAACAAGGTAGGAtggatataaataaaaaaacgtaGTATggatataaataattttattttagtttctgtagagaatatatgtatatttttctgTAGAGAATATATTCCATGATACTTACAGAATTtcataatattgtttttttttttgaaacaagaaTTTCATAATATTGTTGTTAGATAATAATTAAGGATACCTAGGTTAGCCTATGTCAtcatcaaatttatttaaaactaggtgattttcccgtgctcatgcacgggtataaatgtttttgaagtaaatatactataatatttgattgatatttacttttaattttaaattaatttataatttgtaagcatcatttatatttataatattatattactttaataatacatatggttttatatatgttatatttaatcggttttgttgtttttacagtCAATTTagtcatcatttgcataatttggaatgcatctctgaattcaactataatattttttattctaaatatattaaaattttgattaatttcttatttgcatttaggtggttattgtcttaaatatataaatatattttatgaatattatgtataacttCAACTATTTTGTGCTtagactaaaataaaataaaataaactacagTATCTGATTCCAATTTACATcaattaatataacgataatattctgaagtctcatgcatatatatataaattttagaaaagaactaaattgtaacagttgtttaatattttattttcattttaatatgttttgagttgttctatgatttatatttataaaataaattactattcttataaaattatatattcttattttagttaaatctatgattttatatataagttagattagtcaaatcactcatgttgtgagtatattgagttattGTTATTGTTTCAAATTCagatgatatatttttatttttattataatcaagtcaaatcaaatcaaatcaattttatttatcgtttaaacgtgcatgtattttcataatatttatcaaattatatattgatgtttttaaaaataaattataaaagaaagtGATGCTCAATAGGAAGTTACATACATAATTAGGTGATACATTTCTGGaagctcatgaacacatattaatatttataataataaaaatattctataaattctaaataactttatgcctttgatttattgaatggaaactaaaatttatttaaattaatattgaaaatgagaattcagatttgctttggtattttgattatagttatattaagttccacaaacataaaatttaaaagaaaatttaatattaagaaaacaaataactttaataatgataaaatataatatatctattttgcaactatttgatttttttttgttttcaatatctcttaaaaataagcagtacacaaaattgtaattttatttgaaaataatattatataagtaaaatataatttatcgatattGTTTTTGATGTAATTGGAAGCTATTATagtcaacaaaatatataaaaaataaataaatcacttcaataatactaattataaactatttttagtcaattaaacatatatcaatttATGTTTCTCAATTATTTTGTGTAATCTTCTAAGAAAATagttagatatataaaaatacttctattagtttgaatttttttttgtattgtttaaaattatgttttgaaagaaatgttatttctttttctaatatcaagattatccgtgtaaattgttttaataaaatcacattatatacaaatttatgtttttcatctacaaaaatatagatataaataaagtattttattacttcaaaactatattttgttttatttaaaaatattttttaaatgtaatattactactttgtgaactttccttttttttgaaatcatattatatatacatatattttcgttttcaattttttttaactttataaaaaaaaaaattttattatatgtatatgtttttggaaattttttaaaaggaaactaaataaaaaaaataatagtgtttaatatttttaattcattaagggtatcagtgtaatcaaccatcgtgagagttaatatgagagcgacacataggaaaccgacttctcaaataatattatagagatatacaACCCAATCATACTAGTAGTCCTATGATAATAATCTATATGTAGTATTTAGCCTTACACTCTTAATTTTGTTAGTTTATAaggaaaataatgttttttcttgATTACATCATGAAATTCCATCCATGTTAAACTCCCGTGAGTCCTTCTATATTCTTGGACCGCTTCCTTATATAAACCCCAAAAACCTATTTCTTTTCAATCAATCCATAACATCAACACATAAACAAAAGTcccatcttctccttctttttctGTGTCAAACAAAGAGAAACACATATcatacaaaacaaacaaaaaaaaacatgataacGAGAGAGAGTCAAAGGCTGAGTAGCGTCACAATAATGATTCTTATGGTAACTCTTGTCTGGTCTGTAACTTTACAGACCTGCATTGCCAGAAAAGGAAGACATTGGAGGCACCACCATAGcagctcctcttcttcctcaacCTTGTCTGATTCCTTGTCCAGCAAGAAACCAAAAAGCCACCACAATAGCCATTCCCATAAGTCAAAACCACAACTAAAAACTCCGCCGCCAAAATCCGGCTCACCTGTCCTGCCACAACCACCACAAGTACAACCGCCACCATCACCACAAGTACAACCGCCACCACCGTCACCTCTTCCGCTGCAGCCACTTGAAGGGTCTCAAGAATTCAATGTGCTTGATTTTGGCGCTAAGGGTGATGGCATGAGTGATGACACTGAGGTACAGATTCAAAacatttcattatccaatttaaaaaattcaaccTATTGGTTCTTGattaaatcaaaaatttaatcttcgctttcattaacattcttgtagaaaaagaaaaaaaaaacagaatgtgAATTACAGTTGAGAAGGTAACACGAGACAGAACAAAAAACAGAGCTCACAAAAGCTTTCTCTTTTGTCTGTAAAGTCAATCAACTGTTTTTTCCCTTTCAATGTTAATTCCgataaaaccaaacaaaaaaaatgtagagaAGTGACAAAAAAGTTACCAAAGTTTAGAGGGGACCAGAATCTCTGTGATTTTCCTCCACAATTCTGTTTTctgtgagaaaaaaaataataataataaaaagcttTAACGTTATCTGCAGGCGTTTGAAGCGGCATGGGCTTCTGCTTGCAAAGTGGAGGCGTCAACTATGGTCATACCGCCTGACTATATCTTCCTCGTTGGCCCCATATCCTTCTCGGGTCCTTATTGTCAAGCAAACATTGTATTCCAGGTGAGAGTTACTCATCAAGATtcgaaaacaaaaatgtaaaagaatgTACCCTTTGGGCTGATGGACGTGCGCCTTTTGTTTGGTTGCAGTTGGATGGGATGATTGTAGCTCCTACGGACTCGGAGTCATGGGGAAGAGGGCTTCTGTGGTGGATAGAGTTCACGAAGCTTAAAGGAATTACGATACAAGGAAACGGTGTTATTGATGGAAGAGGCACTGGTTGGTGGCAACAAGATAACCCTTTTGATTATCCTATCGATGATGACTTCAAGCTCATTGTCCCGTTGAATAATACGGTTCAAGAACGTCCTCCAATGCCGGTAATACATCCACACTTCTTCTAATGCATCTCATTCTTCACATTTAGACAAGAATCATCTAACACAtaactctgtttttgtttttgtgttaaaCTTCACATGGCAGATAAGAAGTGAGCTAAATGGAATGCCAAGCATTAAACCAACGGtgagataccaaaatttttttttgaaatagtcAATATGTGTTTTACTACTATATGGTAAAAACTTTTATTTACCTCGGGTTTTACGGTGTAGGCGCTGCGGTTCTACGGGAGTATTGACGTGACAGTGACGGGTATAACCATTCAGAACAGTCCTCAATGTCACCTCAAGTTTGATAACTGCGTCCAGGTTTTAGTTCATGACGTGACCGTTTCTTCTCCCGGAGACAGTCCAAACACAGATGGGATTCATCTTCAGAACACCAGAGATGTCATGATTCACACTAGCACACTAGCTTGCGGTACAAACACATTTAATTAgtcaaaaaaatctttaaaactcGGTGAAACTGATTCCTCGGTTTTTTTTCTCCAGGAGACGATTGTATTTCGATTCAAACCGGTTGCTCCAATGTGTATGTTCACAATGTGAATTGTGGACCAGGACATGGAATCAGCATAGGGAGTCTCGGTAAAGACAGTACCAAAGCTTGTGTCTCCAACATAACAGTCAGAGATGTAGTTATGCACAACACAATGACTGGTGTCCGGATCAAGACCTGGCAGGTAATTAACAACATATCTTTTACATAAAGGAAAAATTAAATGAGTGAAATCTAAATAAGCTTTAATGTGTTAATGCAGGGAGGTGTAGGATCAGTGAAAGGAGTACTATTCTCAAACATTCAGCTCACAGAGGTTCAGCTTCCGATAGTGATAGATCAATTCTACTGTGATCACAGCAAATGCAAGAACCAGAGTTCAGCAGTGTCTGTTGAAGGAGTCACGTATGAGAACATACGAGGCACTTATACAGTAAAGCCTGTGCATTTTGCTTGCAGTGACAGTTTCCCTTGCGTAGATGTGCAACTATCAGGCATAGAGCTAAAACCAGTGCAGCTACAATACCACATGTATGATCCATTTTGCTGGAAAGCATTTGGATTGCTCAACTCGCCAACTGTTCCACCGATTGATTGCTTACAGATCGGGAAGCCTGCGAGAAATGGAGTCCATACAGATCATGATGTATGTGTATGACCAGCAGGGAGATATGTAGATGTAAAATGATTACCAAAAAAGTACTTCATACATATTACAATTAGTTGCTCAAttgattttttctttctgtTGTGTGGAGAGTGTTGTGGAGTGTTTATAAGGTTAGAAAGCCTTTTCCTTCTCTAGAGTAATTAAGGCAGACTATTAAGTGAGAAAtcgaaaacaaaaagaaactgcTTCATAGCTTTGTTGAAACAGTGCATGTATATTATTTGTATCAGATATAATTTgactatatttttgtttgtcaatTATGTTATTACAAACTACGAGAAACATTACAATGATGATATTACAGCTGACAATTCTACATGTCTTTTAAAGATTCATGTATGACTGCATTAGTCCGGAGCTAGCTGCCGTATAAAATTCATTTCAGACAGTATGTTTTTGCGCCATGCTGAAAATCTCTATAAGCattttctcaaatattttgtataattcgTCGTTGTAATCCTGTTGCATATAGTTTGATCATATAATCTCATGATTTTTCATCCACAAGATTTGACCTTCTGCTTTAAGATTACTAGAACTTTTGAGAAAATTAACGAGGGCTTAATTAAGGCTCCTCTGATGAGATTTGGGGGTTTAAATTGGTTGCAACAAGTGTCATCGTGATTTGGATATTGTTTCTTGGTGCTAACAAAGAAACAGCAACATTCGTTACCATGGGATCGATTAATAGCAAGCCGATCACCGATTTGCATAATTAAACAATCACCAATTGCATAGTTCTTAATCTACTAAAAATTTAGAAGGACTTACCACATAATAGATTTAATCTTCAGCTCTGagataaacgaaaaaaaaacaaattcccAAATTTTCGGGAGAACTAGTTAGGGCTTAATTTCGGCTTCTTGTTCTGCTTAGTTTTGAGATTTGACACCGTCTGCTCCAACCATAAGACTTTAGCAGCAGATTTGATCTTCTCCTTGTTCAGTTCAGCTTTGAGATTATTGTTGTGTTGCTCAAGTTCTTGGATACGGGAAGCATCAGTTGTTTTCTTCCTTTCCAAGTAAATCACATCAAGCTTTTCCTTCAGCCAGTCTAGCTTGAACCCTGTCTGTGTTAGATCGACCAACTCAGTGCGGGTGTTGCTTAGCTCAGTCTCGGAGAAGCTATGTGGAGGCTTGTCCAGTTTCTCGATGAGCTTGAGGAGGAGGTTCATGTATGTAGTCTTCACGAAGTGGCTCTTTGGTCCGAAACTCAAAGCAATGTCCGGGTGCCTCTCGAAAATCCAACTTACTTGAAAAGCCTGTCAAGCAAGAACTTCTTATAACTaatcaaaaaagaaaggaaTAAACAGCAACAAGAATCATTCGCATAATTGCACCTGAGAATAAAGAACTTGGAAACCTCTGACATCCATAGTCTCGTTCCCAGTTACTTCTGCCTCATTAACAACTTCAAGTACTTGGACTTGGACTTTAACTATCAATTTGTTCTTCTCCATGAACCCTTTTTCTTGAAGCTGTTTAATAGTCAAGGCCTTTACAATACCCCATCCCGGGACCTGAGCGCAGAACACTTGGCACAATTCTGTAAGACCAAAACAGAGAGATTAGATTAAATTTCTTCAGCATTAtcatatatatgaattttttagaaaaaaagttcTTAGTAAATGTTTATGGCActtaaaatcttggatccggcCTTGTGTCTAATAGGTTAACTTACCAATTGATTTGTAGAATTCTTTGCCGGATTGTTTCAACAGAACAAAGGAAAATTTAGCTCGCCTTTTCCATCCAAGCTGCAATGATCCATAATTCGCAACATAGAGGAATAGAGCCAAGTGATCTTCAATACCATTTCCTTTGGGATAAACGTTTGCATACCtgaataattataaaatgtagAAATAGATCttaccgtttttttttttgaatctggGCAACgagtaaaatatcaaaaacacaTGTGAAATAATTCATTTACCATTGGCAGCCTCCACTTGAGAATGTTGGGGATGAAATCACAGCTTCCTTCTCTAAGAAGTTATCAATCTCAAATGTGAAACTCGTCGGCTTATGATCCTCCATTTATCTACACTTTATTTTTCTTAGCCTTTTTGTACCTTGAAACAAAAACGCGACCTTCCCACAAACATCAGGTAAGTTATACCAGAAACCGACAgtacttttacaaatttataaattataactaaGATATTATTCAAAACTCACTAAGCTGACGAAAGCAAAGATTAAAAATACATGAGGAAGTTCTAGTTTTGTTAGTCGAAGGGCAATTAAGCATCAGCTTCCGAAGTAAATAAACTTATATGAGCAAATGACTAACTCTCCAAACCAATATTCTCATATGTTATAATTAACATCCATTAGTTTTAGCGTTTTTTTGTACTATCTCTAAAGAGCTAAACTGGAAACTTACAGGTCCACCCAATGCaactaaacaaaattttgaaatctaaTTCAAATTGAACGAAGAAAGGAAGCAACAATAAATTTGCTAAATCAACACAGTTTGTTTTAACCCTCGGTCTACGAAATTTATCAAAACTCACCACACGTAATATACACAGATCAAAGttgaaaacaacaaaagaaaagaggaTCTAACCTTAGCAGATCACTAAAAAATAACGCGGGTGAAAACCAAATCGAAAGCGAAAACAAAAAAGAACACCTCagggaaacaaaaacaaacgaCGCACCACGTAGCTCCTATAGTTATTCAAAGAATCTGATATCTAAACCGAAGGAGAGATGCAAAAACCCCACTACGAATCTCCAAAGTTTGCTCAGCGAGAGAGTAGAGAGGaaaagatttagagtttaggttaaTAATGTACCGAGATTGGTAGTTTTGACCAATTCCTTTCTTCGTTTTTAGTATTttagcaaataaaaaatgaCTTGCTTTGTTTCCTGGATTTTAGGAAGAAAGTAACTCACATTCTTTTCCCTTAATTAATgtagggaaaattgtttttttttttgcaaaaaaatgataagtatcttatgtccctttagactaatatCTATTTTATGTCATTTTTGTCCATAAcaccctttaatatttttgaaaataaatttaataaatagttttacaaaccaaaaaaaaattggaaaaatagtaacttttgataaaataccaATATGAACTTAGTAGtatttttttcagttctaaaaatgtttaaatcataaatttcagattatgttctaaataaagtagaaatgacattctacgaagtagaaaccaaaatccacttttttcattgaatctacaatgtttagaatacgtgatctacgtaaataagagtattctaaaaatatctagaatacacattccacgcttaacctaccgatctaaaatctttagaaatcaaaatctacacattaatataaatctacaacacgtagaaaccgacttctacagatttactgtaaatctaaaaaatgtagaaatcaaaatctacatattactataattctaaaaacctgTAGAAATCAATTTCTACagattagttgtattctacggataagaaaccagttcctaaaaatatggaaacaaaatatttgagaatattcactttcatattttgaaaaaaaaaatcgatttttttataaaaaaacaaaaaaaaacaaaaattacaacTTTAAGGGCATTAttgccattttgaaaataattagcctaatgggacataaagtatatgagattagtctaaagggacatagttaatatttttttgctctaaaaaaaacaattttcccaataATGTAAGCTATTGCTTCCTATTTTGTAGGAACTATAATGTTTGACGAAAAGCCCAAAAAGATTTTATACCCAGATTTGAGATCCAAATCCTAAACTATGTAATTTCTTGCAGATTATAGGATGCAAGTTTTGGGGGTTCTAAAATATTGTAGTAAAATTGTTAGTTGTGGTCATTTGCGGGGAAGAAAGCATGTCCATCGAGCAAAAAATCAATATTGCATATGTTATGGATAGTTGATCATCATATCTAATAGAGTTAGAGATTATACGATTATGTAATGTATACTATccagtattaaaaaaaaatcaacgaaAAGCC
The nucleotide sequence above comes from Brassica napus cultivar Da-Ae chromosome A9, Da-Ae, whole genome shotgun sequence. Encoded proteins:
- the LOC106379759 gene encoding MATH domain and coiled-coil domain-containing protein At2g42470 gives rise to the protein MEDHKPTSFTFEIDNFLEKEAVISSPTFSSGGCQWYANVYPKGNGIEDHLALFLYVANYGSLQLGWKRRAKFSFVLLKQSGKEFYKSIELCQVFCAQVPGWGIVKALTIKQLQEKGFMEKNKLIVKVQVQVLEVVNEAEVTGNETMDVRGFQVLYSQAFQVSWIFERHPDIALSFGPKSHFVKTTYMNLLLKLIEKLDKPPHSFSETELSNTRTELVDLTQTGFKLDWLKEKLDVIYLERKKTTDASRIQELEQHNNNLKAELNKEKIKSAAKVLWLEQTVSNLKTKQNKKPKLSPN
- the LOC106381978 gene encoding polygalacturonase At1g48100; this translates as MITRESQRLSSVTIMILMVTLVWSVTLQTCIARKGRHWRHHHSSSSSSSTLSDSLSSKKPKSHHNSHSHKSKPQLKTPPPKSGSPVLPQPPQVQPPPSPQVQPPPPSPLPLQPLEGSQEFNVLDFGAKGDGMSDDTEAFEAAWASACKVEASTMVIPPDYIFLVGPISFSGPYCQANIVFQLDGMIVAPTDSESWGRGLLWWIEFTKLKGITIQGNGVIDGRGTGWWQQDNPFDYPIDDDFKLIVPLNNTVQERPPMPIRSELNGMPSIKPTALRFYGSIDVTVTGITIQNSPQCHLKFDNCVQVLVHDVTVSSPGDSPNTDGIHLQNTRDVMIHTSTLACGDDCISIQTGCSNVYVHNVNCGPGHGISIGSLGKDSTKACVSNITVRDVVMHNTMTGVRIKTWQGGVGSVKGVLFSNIQLTEVQLPIVIDQFYCDHSKCKNQSSAVSVEGVTYENIRGTYTVKPVHFACSDSFPCVDVQLSGIELKPVQLQYHMYDPFCWKAFGLLNSPTVPPIDCLQIGKPARNGVHTDHDVCV